ttgatgatgattatgaagACTCAGATAagagctgcatcagatttacaAAAAGGAAATATAAAAAAGGAGACCAAAGATTTATTGATCCATATCTTTTGGAGGAGCTCAAAGAATTTGTTCCAAATGCAGAGTCACGAAGttttaatgatataaataaaatgattctttatGACCTGCCGAGATATAAGGAATTCAAGAAAGAGGGTAAGcagaacattttttatttctggaTGTGTATGCTAATGCAAAATGTTTTGGTTGCTTATTTGGTGGATCTCCTTAGACACTTTGTTTGGGCACCCCTAGGCCAGGCAAATAAAGTATATTAATTTACATGTTTGGTTAgctggaaaatggaaaaaacaaaatataaatttttGCATGTGCAAACATTTGGGCTCTCCACTCTTGGTTTCCAGAGTTTGCTGATATTTGGTAGAATATATTCTTCCCTCTACGCAACATTTTTTGTGCCACTGGCTGCAAAGCTTAATGCCCTAAAGTATAATTGATCCACCCCTCATGCTTAATAGTTGGACAGTtcttcttttcatcaaatgctacACTTTTTATCCAAACATACCTTTTGGTGATTGTGAccaaaaaattaaatttttacttcatttagTTCATAGCCAAGTCAACTCAAACTTTTCTTacatagcgctttttacaacaagcattgtcacaaagcagctttacagaacaatccaGGTCCAAGCAATCATGAGCATCGCCAATGGCGACAATGTCatggaaaaactccctaagaacgAGAGCAACCCATCTGCTTCTGGCCGACACCGGATCACATTATGAAAAAGCATTTGattccaaaatgcctctggTTTAATTCAATGttgttttacatatttaatatgttGACTTTTGTGTTTAATTCATTTTGCTTCCAAAACCAACAATGTCATTTGAAtggggtacccaaacttttgcatacaactgtatttcTGACTGCAAATAAAAGAACTATGCCAGAGGACTCACTTGGTCTTTGTTTCCAGGTGTCCCACTGAATCGTGGAAGGTTCACAGTAGAAGAAAATGAGACATTACGGAAGAACGTTGAAAACTTCATGGCCCTTACTGAAATAGACAGTGCTACCAAACTCTTTTTTACTCATTACTTCAAGGAAGAGCAAGACAAAATAAAGAAGCTTAAAAGGATGCATAGATTCTTTCAAAGGATAGGTAAGTGTGTGCATTTTCTTTCTCACCTGATATATCTTAGAAAGTGGTGCTCAACCTAACTCAGACAGCATGAATTTACTTGCATTGAAGTGACTCGAGAAAGTGATAAAGAACATGATGGATAGTTTTGAATAATCCTGGACTTGCACAAAAATTTATTGGAGCTTTGAGGGATCACTTAGATGCCAgtagattttgttcagtaaggTCACCTTTTTGCACTGtacatgttgtgtgtgtgtttttttttttttttttttttgaaaagtgcATTTGTCACTTGTATGCAGAGTATTAGTGgctacaacaaaaatataaaccTTTACTTGATGTCTACTGCTTAATTGTCTTTTTACAACTATTTTGTCTAATTTGTGTAATGTTTGTCATAACAGCGGAGGGAATTCCCAGGTCCTGTCATGATGTTTATGCTCGTGGGAGAAGAGTTTTTGATAGCACCAATCACAAGGGAATGTAAGAGAAAAATCGGAGGTGCAGCAGACATAGGAAAGTGtttccaaatattttttttcacaaaatatttttttttcttcattttatttaagaTTTTCAGAGGATGAACTTCACATGTTGCGCAAATTGCACACAATACATGGTAATAATTGGAAGAGGATTTCAGAGCTGACTGGACGAAGTGCCTTCTCCCTCGAGAAACGATACTCTCAGATTTGTAAGTGAAAGTTCTTGTCCATTTTCTTGGCCATGATTGTTTACACTGTGCTGCTAATATGCTTTTTGTCTCTTAGCTGTTAAGGAAGGCAGATGGCACCCCAAGGAATTAAAGAGGCTTTTGCAAGCTGTGCGAGAACATATAGTGGGTCAACTTCAACTTGGAGCTACAAATAACTCAATCATAGTCAGCAGGGAGATGTTGTACAAGAGACTTCCCTGGCAGAAAATTGCTGCAAAGGTGGAAACTCGCACTTGGAGCAAGTGCAGAGAGAAATGGTGAAggaacatttatatattttgtcaAAGAAATCTTTTTCTAAAAATTTTTAAAGTACATGTTTAATACAAAAGTGTCATTCTTTGCCATTTAATCGTGTTCATGGTCTTTTGTCATTTTAAGGATGTCAATTTTGGCTGTGAAAATGTCCTCTGGAGCATTTAACGCAGGGGAGAACTCTGCCGAAGTCAAAGTAAAGCTTATAAAAGCGTAAGTGCCTGTGTGCAAATTCTATTGCTTGCATagcttaagtttttttttttttttttttttttttttttttttttttttttttttttttttttttttttttttttttgcccctttTATTGAGAAGAATTGACCGTTTCTACCCCTTTGCAAAACAGTTTACATATTTGCtgtgtacatgaaaaatgtaatgcatATCTGTATGTAATACATGTTCAAGTTAGTTTCAAGTACTGTTCATGGTTTCAAAATCAATTCAGATCATATCTCTGGGTATACTATCAGATGtcatggtttttgttttttaaatcatttggaGTGCAGACATTCTTGATGTTAGAACCTcgcaatattttatttctgtaagCCCTTCTAGTGTAAAATTTTTGGTTTAATGAAAAGTTGATATTAAGCCTCACTCAGTTACCATGACAAGATATGCTTTTGGTCAAACCTGCTCTGTACCAGGCTACAGTGTCTGTTGGACAAGATGTGTGATGTCAAAGATTCGCCAGGTTAACACAATACTCTAGAACATCCTACAATATAATATACTGCTGCATACAGAGCATAttaattgtaatattttattatgaatataCTTTGGAGCCTAGTGAGATTTGACAGATgtaaattacttttttaaaagcaacatacaatgtaaaaagtcaaacaggTATGCGTTGCTAAACTAATGTGAAGATATAACGAGTCCGCATGATTTAAATCAGCCTTTTTCAACCTGTTCAGATTACTCTGTATATGCAGGGTAAAGATCCCCAAAATATTAATTACTATTGCCTTTGCAATTGTAACTCATGCTTGCTTATGAGTTTGCGTTTTCTAGCCTATTCTGAGGAGTTAGCATAACTTACTCAATGCATGCACCTCGTATTCACCCCATAGAGAGCCTGTGCATTTTACATGGTGTAAACGGTAACACTGTAGGCTGATTGGTGTAGAGATCTTTTAGTAAAGCAAAAACCTTTTATTAGTGATTAGTGAGCCTGCGGCAGGAATAAAGCCTCAATTCAATTTGATATAATGAGCATATgaaattccatttttttcttaatttccaGCCTTTCCACTCCCAGCATTCTCAttttcaggtgtttttttttttttttttttttttttttttttttttttttttttttgcagattttttgaaAACGTGAGCATGTTGTTCCACCTGCTGATCCTGGATGGTCCTGCATTATCAGAGGATAATTAGTACCTCTGAATGTTGAAGGTTCTCCAGGGAGCCATCACCACAATTATACAGTTTTTTTGATAATTACATCATTTCCAAACTCTGAATGTGCATCCCCAAGAGGATCAGgagagtttttttgtttttcactgggGGAATTATCTCTGAAGACTTCTGTATAATTCTGAAATGATGAGGCACCTCCATTTATGATCTGGAGCTGGGTCCATTGCTGgagcccccccctcccccacacaACCAGAGACATTAGCAGGAGCCTTCATTTTGGTTAGATGTAATATACAGTTGGTTTCTATACATAAAAACTATTGCGTTTGGAGTTCTCTTTATATTTCACCTTCACCTGCTGCCGTGTGTTTTGTATATGCCGCTTCTAACATTTCAGTGGATAAAAGTTAGtctaatattaaatattgttgctttaaattatttaattttaattctcTAATTCTGTGAGTTGAGTAGCATGCCCAAGATAGTGGAtagtagtgtatttttttttttttcacatttaaatctGTACAAAGCTTAAGCATCATTTTCAAGTGCTAAGTACATATTATTTGTATGATGAGTATTATTCACTTGCATAAAACACTAAACGTAAAATAGCAGGAACATGTGTTAGTGGAACCTGATTAGTCTGGAGTAAACTGGCTAAATTAAATGAGGctgattttaaatatatgcacCTTTTTATAAGATCACTTGTGGAATACCTGCCAGGTGTACGTTTgcctgtgtttactgtgtgttgCTACTGTGACAATGTGGCTGTACAAGCAACCAATGTGGTCGTTGTGTCTTGCAATCTGGAGGATGGAGCGGTGCGGAACAAGATCCACACTCTGCGTTTGTTTGGGATGTCTACTTAACTTTGGATCTGTGTTGTTGGCTAAAGTATGTCTTTTGTACTGTAGGATGTATGAAATGCAAGTAGATGACATTGCCCATGTCAACTGGGATGACGTGACAGCATTGATTGGGTAAGCATGACAACATAGGCCATTGAGCTACTATTTTCATATGATGCTCATCACCCACTTTGAATAACAAACCTATGTATGGCTATATGACGTGTGACATTGAAgaattttatttacagttctcTTCTCAAAGTCAGTGAGCTCTTTGCTATCGAAGTGACTTCTGCATACATTTTACAACTCATAGTAATGAAGATATGCAATGTGAACAAGTTAAAATGGTCAAGGTGGCAACAATGCTGAATTTTTCCTAACATGCCCTGACTGATGGAGGCCCAAATCTTTTAACATTTTGTGAGCTTCAGCAACTTTGCTTTGGAATGTGTTCTGAagggtttattttttattttatttaattaaagagTAGGTAGGCAAATGTTGTATACATTGTATATCCACCGTTTCAGGACATTTTTGACGGGTAACTAAATCAGTGTCTGTCAAGTGTAAAATTCCAATGGCTGCTTCTGtccacatttttttattttccttctcgTCTATAGAGATGTTCCTCCATCGTTTGTGCAAAGAAAATGGCACAAACTGAAAATCTGTCATGTGCCAAACTGGCACAACAAGTCTTTTGCAGGTAAGACCATTATTGCCTAAATGCATTGTAGTTAAAGTTGCAAGCACTGTTTACATTGCTGAGTAGACCTTCTTTTATTAAAATTGTTACATTCAAATTAAAACCTTGTTTTCTGCTAAAGTGATACTAAGAAAAGCCATGAAAAGTTGTTTAGAAGGTCAGAATTTTTCAGTACTGGAAACATTTCATGTTGGGCTTCAtatattatgttttgtttttataagaCACCATCGATTTTCTGTATGAGAATGTTCTGCCACAAATTGAAAAGGAATTGAAGGACCCCGGTGATAAGACACAGCGCGGTGATAAACAAAAAGAGACCTTCCTTCTCTCTGACATCTTTTCGGACATTAATAAGGaaaatgatgctgatgatgatgatgatgatgatgaggacaGCACCTAGTACATAGTTGATATAAATACAGAGGAACAAAAGGAGCAGGAAGAGAACGGCAATAAGTGGACTAATTTGAATGTAACCCCCTGTcatctttcaaaaaaaaaacaaaaaaaaaaacaaaacttgatggatcatttatttattttttttattttaaagagccTTGTTAAGGTTATTTGTTTTATGCAACAAGGGTTGTTACCAAATGGTCACTTTTGTTTTACATTCCAATCGAAAGagaccagttttttttttttttttaactgaacaTTTTTGTAAACATCTCTGGTGTAACGATCTGTTCTACATATAattttcacaaatatttttaaataaaacagacaggGATTACACCTAATTCCTGTGGAAAtgctttcctttaaaaaaaaaaaaaaaaaaaaaaaatccattagaTTGTTGTCGATCATGGTTTTCTTACAGGCTGGTGATCTGTTCAGGGTGTTTTGCCTCAAGTGGTGATCAGAAGCCAATTACTTGCTTAAAAGTTCTAGTAAATAGAAGATGGGTGTCAAAACAATTCCTGAAATACTGGATAATGCAGGTCTTTCTTATAGTATTTAAATCtatattttattgtacaaaCACCTTTTAATTCTTGACTTGATTATAAGGAATTGTTTTATGTGTGGTTCAGTctaataatgcattttttttaaaaacacccaCATAGTTATCAAATGTTTGACATCTTTTCCAGTGcagttttgcagttttattCTGAATAATGCCTGCGGTTGTGGCATTCTGATCACTAACAATATACAGCAATTTGTTTCTATTAACATTAACCGTGTTGCATAATTATATGAAAACAACCTACAAAACTGGCTGAGCACTCAGCCTGTATATCTGAGGAGTTCTACTGAGTCAGACTAACTGGTGCTCCCTCTGTGAAGGTGTATTCAGTGCTGCAGTGCAGCCATAGCTCGTTCCAGTGGACCACAGCTCCAGTAGTCATAGTCCCATCCCAGGAACCATCCAGTGAATGTGGGTGGCTCAAAGCCATGCGTTATCTTCACAATAGGAGTCCTCTTGTCTCTGGTGGCTGGGTGCGTTTCAATGTATTGAACAGCTGAGGAGACAATGACCAGCTTGAGGAATGGGAACTACAGTACAGAGCACtaagctgtaaataaacatgGTTACAAGGTACCAAAGTATTTTCTTCACTGTTCATGACAACTGCATGCAAGCTTAATAATTCAAAAAAAGACTTATGCAAAGAAAAATTAGTGTTTTCATACCTGACATAATTGCTTCAGTCTTCTCTTCTTCATTGGCTTGTTTTCCAATCCAGACAAAAACCTTGGAAGCAAACATGCAtgtccccacacacacacacacacccacaccgtatatatggactgtatagtgtaaacaaacaaactggtTTTAATCATGAAGCTCCTCAGACTTTACCTGATCCCATGTGTCCAGAATCATGACATCATCAGGAGCCAGATCCTCTTGAGCCATCTCCCCTGGTACCTCATCTATCTGATGAGATATTGGGAGGCATTTCTTTCAAATTATCCATCATTTGTGATGGAAGTATTTGCTTTAGATTTAATGGTTTAATAGGCACATGCTGGTTGATGACAAGAGATCAGCTTAGCAGACCTAGTCATGACAAATAACTTACATGGAACTGTCCCGTTTTATTAGAGCAAGCAAACAAACGAGGAGGATGCAAGTCCATTTTGCTTTTCAGTCTTTCTGAGGTGCAATACTCCATTTTCCCACCAAGCACTTCCCAGAagttttctaaaaaaaaaaaacaaaacacacaaccCAGAGTTGAGTCATTTTACATCACCTGCACAATAACTATATTCTATAGTTTAAAAAAGGTGATTAAGAATAGACAGAAATGGCTATGAAAATCACCTAATGAGGAATTCAGGCCTAAAATTAGTTTAATATGATTTGTTGTCACAATATAAGGTATGCTGTAATGCAGACTTCTTTTGCTCAGCCTCATTGgttaattttgtgttttctttctacagtacacagcatgcattatgcaagcACATCTTACAACCATTGTAAACCTAGGTGATGTTAAACAGTTCTGTCAGCTGGCAGGGGTATTGTTCGATGGGctaataaatgcaaacaagCTATCTTTAGTAGTGGCTGAACAAGATAAATGGTGATagtctttattcagcacaaaattgATTCCGGAGACAAGTCCCCACCCCCATtacagcaagaggaagaaaaacaacTAAGGTAACATCTGGATAGCTATGTATCTAGCTTGCCAATTTTAGCATGCATCTTCTTGTTCTCCCTGTAAAAGAATTGAGACATCACTTCAGTAATGTATTCTCTCCATTATAATGATGATTTAAAGGCTATTATAGGCTGAAATGGGATACATTGCTTCCTAGCAGTGACATCTGCCTTCTTTCTACATTCACTTGACAAGCCAAGAAAAGACCTGtatatttgtatagcaccttttaTACATGGTGGCAattaaacaaatagaaaataatacagCTTATAGCAATGAGATCAAGCACTTCAGAAAGGCTTTTGCCAGGATTACACAGGCATAAGTTTATTCAAAGTAAGAAATACTACTGCAATTATACTCCAGTCATTTCCAGGAGCACCAAGAGCACAAAAAGTTACCACTCATCTATTGAATAGCAGCCATAACTGAAAATCATTACACAGCAAACAGGAACATTTTTAATGGCTGCATTTGGAGATCATTTGACCTCATCTGGAAGTTTGTTCCAGCAGGTGGTAGCATAGTGACTGAATGCTGCCTCATCTTGTTTGGTTCTGATCATGGGTTCTACTTACTGACTGGCCCCGAGTGTTTAGAGAGACCTACTGGGTTCTACTTCCAGCAGATCAATGATGCATTTTGGTCCAAGGCCATTCAGTGATTTATATACAATTAGAAGCAGCGTAAAGTCACTTCTGTACTTAATCGGTAGCCAGCGCAGTGACTTCAGGATTTCACTGATGTGCCAAGATCTCAAAGTTCAAATAAGCATTCTAGCAGCTGCATTGGGAAGGCCAGTAAAGAGGCCATTGTAGTAGTCCAGCTTGctggggggggaaaaaaaaaaaaaaaataataaaataaataattcatgcATTTAAGTGTTGTGACATgacatttttaaactgaaatgttTGATAGTTTATTATTGCTTTTACGTGGCTGCTGAAATGCAGAGCTGCTTTCTGTAAGATTTCTGACTTgatatttacaaccccaattccaatgaagttgggacgttgtgtaaaacaaaaacagaatacgatgatttgcgaatccttttcaacttatattcaattgaatacactacaaggacaagatatttaatgttcaaatgcatAAACTAGATAAACTCTACCCCAAAGCAGTTGTTTTCTCCCACCTTCAAGGCACATCAGAAGGATGTGTAATCAGAAAATCTCACTCAAGTACAACAGATGCAGCCAGGATACAATTTTTAATTTTGGAAAGAGTGCCTTTTTAGGTTTAGGTCGTCACCATACCTCCCTCTTCACCCTCTGCCACTTCAGACACCTCCAGTCCTaagatttcactcagctgtttagctccatgCTTCTCAACATCACTGGTGCCTTGACCCACCCACAGCATTGAGCCTGATGGGTTCACCAGGATGAAGGCATCATTGGAATTTAGGTTGGAGGCCACTGCATCAACCTTTATTGGGAATGGACAAGAATGAAAAAGCTTTCCAGAAAAAATGCAATATGTATAAAGATATAGATGGTCACTCAAATGCTTCAAATCTATATGACCGGTTACCTCAATGGCTCGTGCGTGTCCAGCAGTGTTGGACCGCACTTGGAAGAGGCGGATCTCTGCAGCCTCTGTCTGGCCAGCTTGTCTGGAAGTCCCACCCTTGTACACCACCACTGGCTTTTCTCCAAAAATACTCATGAAGTGGGGAGGTTCTTTGCCTTGAATGACTCGCACCTATACTTGTCAAGATGTCTCAATGTTATATGCTATATTCGTATTTTCTGTAAGTCCCTCCTTACCATTGCATAAATCTCCAACACTAACAGTTTCTGAATTTTTGAGGCCCCCAAGCGACATACTACTTGGGGGCGacctttatattttattcatgaataggaaaaaaaagtttaataaatactatttattattttataagaaATAA
This sequence is a window from Pygocentrus nattereri isolate fPygNat1 chromosome 20, fPygNat1.pri, whole genome shotgun sequence. Protein-coding genes within it:
- the LOC108423703 gene encoding transcription termination factor 1, with the protein product MEKTKKNTYGGFSDSFLNMSPTCSRTCHLKDAWQTVTDNRNLSKSARLMTLTGSSENTKEMQKKGEREYSKLQARGHQEIGNLKKRKQIKDEQDWKGADDSLCETSAPEASPRKKKKKKKKKKKKQKLDLTECTWKISTKDASETSRKKKKRRSSIAAHDTQVGIMMEWEESEPKNNGKHEEHVKRNKNEVRHKDYSISAEQPKVVESICRHTAPIEIDDDYEDSDKSCIRFTKRKYKKGDQRFIDPYLLEELKEFVPNAESRSFNDINKMILYDLPRYKEFKKEGVPLNRGRFTVEENETLRKNVENFMALTEIDSATKLFFTHYFKEEQDKIKKLKRMHRFFQRIAEGIPRSCHDVYARGRRVFDSTNHKGIFSEDELHMLRKLHTIHGNNWKRISELTGRSAFSLEKRYSQISVKEGRWHPKELKRLLQAVREHIVGQLQLGATNNSIIVSREMLYKRLPWQKIAAKVETRTWSKCREKWMSILAVKMSSGAFNAGENSAEVKVKLIKAMYEMQVDDIAHVNWDDVTALIGDVPPSFVQRKWHKLKICHVPNWHNKSFADTIDFLYENVLPQIEKELKDPGDKTQRGDKQKETFLLSDIFSDINKENDADDDDDDDEDST